A single Borreliella afzelii DNA region contains:
- a CDS encoding P52 family lipoprotein: MRILVGVYIITLALFACYLPNKQEQSVQTFFENLEMESYDKGSDEIITKGIFANLKLYIAEHRLLVDIKKTLDGLKYGSGGRDVPPVSDYNEEYFNKFFLDLGSERSKELIKLFGIIKNDRNDRFKHAVHWLYSCIRELYSPDIKYSGESGHEYYSNGSEVVILRPTIDEQYLKVKKVIEHTHTLK; the protein is encoded by the coding sequence ATGAGGATTTTAGTTGGCGTTTACATAATAACATTAGCTTTATTTGCTTGTTATTTGCCCAATAAGCAAGAACAATCTGTTCAAACTTTTTTTGAGAATTTGGAAATGGAAAGTTATGATAAAGGGTCTGATGAGATTATTACTAAAGGGATATTTGCTAATTTAAAATTATATATAGCTGAACATCGTTTGTTAGTCGATATAAAAAAGACTTTAGACGGGTTAAAATATGGTAGTGGTGGTCGAGATGTACCTCCAGTGTCTGACTATAATGAGGAATATTTTAATAAATTCTTTTTAGACTTAGGTTCTGAGCGATCTAAAGAACTGATTAAATTATTTGGTATAATAAAAAATGATCGGAATGATAGATTTAAACATGCAGTTCATTGGCTGTATTCATGTATAAGAGAGTTATATTCTCCAGATATTAAGTATTCTGGTGAAAGCGGACATGAATATTATAGTAATGGGAGTGAGGTTGTTATACTTAGGCCTACTATTGATGAACAATATTTAAAAGTGAAAAAAGTAATAGAGCATACGCATACTTTAAAATGA